A genome region from Streptomyces sp. NBC_01296 includes the following:
- a CDS encoding EF-hand domain-containing protein — MDSAEYERKIAARFATFDQDGNGYIDREDFSAAAKAVLAEFATTARSDKGQALFAGAEAFWQGMAGIADVDGDQRVTREEFITGAAKRLRDNPQRFAEIARPFLHAVIAVADEDGRGPTPAAAARVLRVLGTPAELAGQVSQALDGDGDGRIAEEEILSAFAGYCGVEAPDA, encoded by the coding sequence ATGGACAGCGCAGAATACGAGCGCAAGATCGCCGCCCGATTCGCCACCTTCGACCAGGACGGGAACGGATATATCGACCGGGAGGATTTCAGCGCGGCCGCGAAGGCGGTGCTGGCCGAATTCGCGACCACCGCGCGGTCGGACAAGGGCCAGGCCCTCTTCGCAGGTGCGGAGGCGTTCTGGCAGGGCATGGCCGGGATCGCCGACGTCGACGGGGACCAGCGGGTGACCCGCGAGGAGTTCATCACCGGGGCGGCGAAGCGGCTGCGGGACAACCCGCAGCGGTTCGCGGAGATCGCGCGGCCGTTCCTGCACGCGGTGATCGCGGTGGCGGACGAGGACGGCCGCGGCCCGACCCCGGCAGCGGCGGCCCGCGTCCTGCGCGTCCTGGGCACCCCGGCCGAACTGGCCGGCCAGGTCTCGCAGGCCCTGGACGGCGACGGCGACGGCCGCATCGCGGAGGAGGAGATCCTGTCGGCCTTCGCAGGCTACTGCGGCGTCGAGGCGCCGGACGCGTAG
- a CDS encoding class I adenylate-forming enzyme family protein, with amino-acid sequence MADSRDIAIRLGRSPTLWELVVRRAELSPGATVLIEAADDPADDRTLTFAELRDRSEQVAAGLYGRGVRPGTVVAWQLPTRIETVLLSLALARIGAVQTPVIPFYRDREVGFALRESKAEFFAVPGVWRGFDHTAMAERLGARGAFEAYEALPTGDPAVLPPPPGNGTDVRWIYWTSGTTSDPKGVLHTDRSLIAGGSCLAHALHLSPADVGSMAFPYAHIGGPDYLVMLLLYGFPAVLFEKFAMPDALAGYRRHGVTVAGGSTAFYSMFLTEQRKDPQVRLIPTLRLLAGGGAPKPPEIYHAVVRELGCRLTHGYGMTEVPMITMGAPDDTPEHLATTEGRPPAGMSIRITTPDGEVLPPETDGEVRLRGEAVCRGYLNRDTAADAFDADGYLITGDLGHLTRDGYLVLTGRSKDVIIRKGENISAKEIEDLLHLLPGVGDVAVIGLPDPERGERVCAVVEQQAGAAPLTLPRLTAHLRAQGLSPHKLPEQLELVDALPRNDALRKVLKYKLRERFA; translated from the coding sequence ATGGCGGACAGCAGGGACATCGCGATACGGCTCGGCCGGTCCCCCACCCTCTGGGAGCTGGTCGTACGGCGGGCCGAGCTCAGCCCCGGCGCCACGGTGCTGATCGAGGCGGCCGACGACCCCGCCGACGACCGGACGCTCACCTTCGCCGAGCTCCGCGACCGCTCCGAGCAGGTCGCGGCGGGCCTGTACGGGAGGGGTGTACGGCCCGGCACGGTCGTCGCCTGGCAGCTGCCCACCCGGATCGAGACGGTCCTGCTCTCCCTCGCCCTGGCCCGGATCGGCGCCGTCCAGACCCCGGTGATCCCCTTCTACCGGGACCGCGAGGTGGGCTTCGCGCTGCGCGAGTCCAAGGCCGAGTTCTTCGCCGTACCGGGCGTCTGGCGGGGCTTCGACCACACGGCGATGGCCGAGCGGCTCGGCGCGCGCGGCGCCTTCGAGGCGTACGAAGCCCTGCCGACGGGCGATCCGGCCGTACTGCCCCCGCCGCCCGGCAACGGGACGGACGTCCGGTGGATCTACTGGACCTCCGGCACCACCTCGGACCCCAAGGGCGTCCTGCACACCGACCGCTCACTGATCGCGGGCGGCTCCTGCCTGGCCCACGCCCTGCACCTGAGCCCGGCCGACGTCGGCTCGATGGCCTTCCCGTACGCGCACATAGGCGGCCCGGACTACCTGGTGATGCTGCTCCTGTACGGCTTCCCCGCCGTCCTCTTCGAGAAGTTCGCGATGCCGGACGCGCTGGCCGGCTACCGGCGCCACGGGGTCACGGTGGCCGGCGGCTCCACGGCCTTCTACTCGATGTTCCTCACGGAGCAACGCAAGGACCCGCAGGTGCGGCTCATCCCCACCCTGCGCCTGCTCGCGGGCGGCGGCGCCCCGAAGCCGCCGGAGATCTACCACGCGGTCGTCCGCGAACTGGGCTGCCGGCTGACGCACGGCTACGGCATGACCGAGGTCCCGATGATCACCATGGGCGCCCCCGACGACACCCCGGAGCACCTCGCCACGACGGAGGGCCGCCCCCCGGCGGGCATGTCGATCCGCATCACGACCCCGGACGGGGAGGTACTGCCCCCGGAGACGGACGGCGAGGTCCGGCTGCGCGGCGAGGCGGTCTGCCGGGGCTACCTCAACCGGGACACCGCGGCGGACGCCTTCGACGCCGACGGCTACCTGATCACCGGCGACCTCGGCCACCTGACCCGGGACGGCTACCTCGTCCTCACCGGCCGCAGCAAGGACGTGATCATCCGCAAGGGCGAGAACATCTCCGCGAAGGAGATCGAGGACCTCCTGCACCTGCTCCCGGGCGTCGGCGACGTGGCCGTGATCGGCCTCCCGGACCCGGAGCGCGGCGAGCGCGTCTGCGCGGTGGTGGAACAGCAGGCGGGCGCGGCCCCCCTGACCCTGCCGCGGTTGACGGCCCACCTCCGCGCCCAGGGCCTGTCCCCCCACAAACTCCCCGAACAACTGGAACTGGTCGACGCCCTCCCCCGCAACGACGCCCTCCGCAAGGTCCTGAAGTACAAACTCCGCGAACGCTTCGCCTAG
- a CDS encoding amidohydrolase family protein, with product MELPRIISVDDHVIEPAHLFDVWLPAKYRDRGPKALTAGIGELEYTGGKYVISMDPDGPPTDWWIYEDLKFPYKRNIAAVGFDRDDMTLEGITREEMRRGCWDPKARLADMDLNHVEASLCFPTFPRFCGQTFAEARDKEVALACVRAYNDWMVEEWCGDSGGRLIPLCIIPLWDIDLAVAEIRRNAARGVRAVTFSEIPTYLGLPSIHSGYWDPFFAVCQETGTVVNMHIGSSSQMPAASPDAPPAVQASLSFNNAMASMMDFLFSGVLVRFPTLKLAYSEGQMGWIPYALERADDVWQEHRAWGGVRDLIPEPPSTYYYRQMFCCFFRDKHGIASLDVVGRDNATFETDYPHVDSTFPHTKEVALDHVKGLDDETVYKLMRGNAIRMLGLSLDENR from the coding sequence ATGGAACTGCCTCGGATCATCAGCGTCGACGACCACGTCATCGAACCCGCGCACCTCTTCGACGTCTGGCTGCCGGCCAAGTACCGCGACCGCGGGCCCAAGGCGCTCACCGCGGGCATCGGCGAGCTCGAGTACACGGGCGGCAAGTACGTGATCTCCATGGACCCCGACGGCCCGCCGACCGACTGGTGGATCTACGAGGACCTGAAGTTCCCGTACAAGCGCAACATCGCCGCCGTCGGCTTCGACCGCGACGACATGACCCTCGAGGGGATCACGAGGGAGGAGATGCGGCGCGGCTGCTGGGACCCCAAGGCACGCCTCGCCGACATGGACCTCAACCACGTCGAGGCGTCGCTGTGCTTCCCGACGTTCCCGCGCTTTTGCGGGCAGACCTTCGCGGAGGCCCGGGACAAGGAGGTCGCCCTCGCCTGCGTGCGCGCGTACAACGACTGGATGGTCGAGGAGTGGTGCGGCGACAGCGGCGGCCGGCTGATCCCGCTGTGCATCATCCCGCTCTGGGACATCGACCTGGCCGTCGCCGAGATCCGCCGCAACGCAGCCCGCGGGGTGCGCGCCGTGACCTTCTCCGAGATCCCCACCTACCTCGGGCTCCCCTCCATCCACTCCGGCTACTGGGACCCCTTCTTCGCCGTCTGCCAGGAGACCGGCACCGTCGTCAACATGCACATCGGGTCCAGCTCCCAGATGCCGGCCGCCTCCCCCGACGCGCCGCCCGCCGTCCAGGCCTCGCTCAGCTTCAACAACGCCATGGCCTCGATGATGGACTTCCTGTTCAGCGGGGTCCTGGTGAGGTTCCCGACGCTGAAACTGGCGTACAGCGAGGGCCAGATGGGCTGGATCCCGTACGCCCTCGAGCGCGCCGACGACGTGTGGCAGGAGCACCGTGCCTGGGGCGGGGTCCGCGACCTGATCCCCGAGCCGCCGTCCACGTACTACTACCGGCAGATGTTCTGCTGCTTCTTCCGCGACAAGCACGGCATCGCCTCGCTCGACGTCGTCGGCCGCGACAACGCCACCTTCGAGACCGACTACCCGCACGTGGACTCGACCTTCCCGCACACCAAGGAGGTCGCCCTCGACCACGTGAAGGGGCTGGACGACGAGACGGTCTACAAGCTGATGCGCGGCAACGCCATCCGCATGCTGGGCCTGTCCCTGGACGAGAACCGCTGA
- a CDS encoding acyl-CoA dehydrogenase family protein → MDLTYTDEEQEFRACLRAWLAKVLPELPARPSPDDWPGRRAYDAGWQRRLYDAGYAGLHWPVDAGGRGATPTQHLIFLEETERAGAPYVGANFVGLLHAGPTIAAEGTAAQRARWLPPVLRGDEVWCQGFSEPDAGSDLASLRTRAVRDGDDYVITGSKIWTSHAEVADWCELLVRTAPISEASPKHRGISWLAMPMDAPGVTVRPLRTLAGSTEFAEMFLDEVRVPVANRVGAQNDGWRVTMVTLSFERGTAFVGEVVACRRTLGELARTAKANGRWDDPVLRRRLGRLYGEFGALWRLTQWNVSESEGTGGVPGIGGSVFKLAYSHARQELYDTAAQVLGADSLALDGEWVLDRLSSLSYTIAAGTSQIQRNIVAERILGLPKGR, encoded by the coding sequence ATGGACCTGACGTACACCGACGAGGAGCAGGAGTTCCGCGCCTGCCTGCGCGCATGGCTCGCCAAGGTGCTGCCCGAGCTGCCCGCCAGGCCGTCCCCCGACGACTGGCCCGGCCGCCGCGCGTACGACGCCGGCTGGCAGCGCCGGCTGTACGACGCCGGGTACGCCGGGCTGCACTGGCCGGTCGACGCGGGCGGGCGCGGGGCCACCCCGACCCAGCACCTGATCTTCCTGGAGGAGACGGAGCGGGCCGGGGCCCCGTACGTCGGCGCCAACTTCGTCGGACTGCTGCACGCCGGCCCGACCATCGCCGCCGAAGGCACCGCGGCGCAGCGGGCGCGCTGGCTGCCGCCCGTACTGCGCGGGGACGAGGTGTGGTGCCAGGGGTTCAGCGAGCCCGACGCGGGCTCCGACCTGGCCTCGCTGCGCACGCGCGCCGTGCGCGACGGCGACGACTACGTGATCACCGGCTCGAAGATCTGGACCTCGCACGCGGAGGTCGCCGACTGGTGCGAACTGCTCGTACGGACCGCCCCCATCAGCGAGGCCTCCCCGAAGCACCGCGGGATCTCCTGGCTGGCCATGCCCATGGACGCCCCCGGGGTGACGGTCCGGCCGCTGCGCACCCTCGCGGGGTCCACGGAGTTCGCGGAGATGTTCCTCGACGAGGTCCGGGTGCCCGTCGCGAACCGGGTCGGGGCGCAGAACGACGGCTGGCGCGTCACCATGGTCACCCTCTCCTTCGAGCGGGGGACCGCCTTCGTCGGCGAGGTCGTCGCCTGCCGCCGCACCCTGGGCGAGCTCGCGCGCACGGCGAAGGCGAACGGCCGGTGGGACGATCCGGTGCTGCGGCGCCGGCTCGGGCGGCTGTACGGGGAGTTCGGCGCCCTGTGGCGGCTCACCCAGTGGAACGTCAGCGAGTCCGAGGGGACCGGCGGGGTCCCCGGCATCGGCGGCTCCGTCTTCAAGCTCGCCTACTCGCACGCGCGGCAGGAGCTGTACGACACGGCGGCGCAGGTCCTGGGAGCGGACTCCCTCGCGCTGGACGGGGAATGGGTGCTCGACCGGCTCTCGTCCCTGTCGTACACCATCGCGGCGGGCACCTCGCAGATCCAGCGCAACATCGTCGCCGAGCGGATCCTCGGCCTCCCGAAGGGCCGGTGA
- a CDS encoding acyl-CoA dehydrogenase family protein, with translation MDFRLTEEQQDLRAGVRDLLAGRYGREALRASVDAGGALDRGLWRELGEAGFFALRLQEADGGVGLGLPEAVLVFEEAGRALLPGPLVATHLAAGTVPGAAAGTAVVTAFDLGGPGGPGGLGGRLVAHLGDADAVLGTPSLPSGEPVRSADPLTPLHRVAGPGSAAAAYRDEGALLTAALQAGSALRTVELAVRYAQEREQFGQPIGAFQAVKHLCAQMLVRAEVARTAVYAAAVTVDPAEVAGAKLLADEAAVRNARDCLQVHGGMGFTWEADVHLHLKRAWVRAEQWRTAGEAEELLAGELLAAELPTAAQ, from the coding sequence GTGGACTTCCGGTTGACCGAGGAGCAGCAGGACCTGCGGGCCGGCGTACGGGACCTGCTCGCGGGCCGGTACGGGCGCGAGGCGCTGCGGGCCTCGGTGGACGCGGGCGGAGCCCTGGACCGGGGGCTGTGGCGGGAGCTCGGCGAGGCCGGGTTCTTCGCGCTGCGGCTCCAGGAGGCGGACGGCGGGGTCGGGCTCGGGCTGCCGGAGGCGGTCCTCGTCTTCGAGGAGGCCGGGCGGGCGCTGCTGCCGGGGCCGCTGGTCGCCACGCACCTGGCGGCCGGGACGGTCCCGGGGGCGGCGGCGGGGACCGCGGTGGTCACCGCGTTCGACCTGGGCGGTCCGGGCGGCCCGGGTGGCCTTGGCGGGCGGCTGGTGGCCCACCTCGGGGACGCGGACGCGGTGCTCGGTACCCCGTCGCTCCCTTCGGGCGAGCCGGTGCGCTCGGCGGACCCCCTCACCCCGCTGCACCGGGTGGCGGGACCGGGGAGCGCGGCCGCGGCGTACCGCGACGAGGGCGCGCTGCTGACGGCCGCCCTCCAGGCGGGCAGTGCGCTGCGCACGGTGGAGCTGGCGGTGCGCTACGCGCAGGAGCGCGAGCAGTTCGGGCAGCCGATCGGGGCGTTCCAGGCGGTCAAGCACCTGTGCGCGCAGATGCTGGTGCGGGCCGAGGTGGCCCGTACGGCGGTCTATGCGGCGGCGGTGACGGTGGACCCGGCGGAGGTGGCCGGGGCCAAGCTGCTGGCCGACGAGGCCGCCGTACGCAATGCCCGGGACTGCCTGCAGGTGCACGGCGGGATGGGCTTCACTTGGGAGGCCGATGTCCATCTGCACCTCAAGCGGGCGTGGGTGCGGGCCGAGCAGTGGCGGACGGCGGGGGAGGCGGAGGAACTGCTCGCCGGGGAGCTCCTCGCAGCGGAGTTGCCGACGGCTGCACAGTAG
- a CDS encoding ATP-binding protein: MQVLQVQLEVGPDPAEVGRARRWARSRLAGSGIGDDEPLAETLILLISELVTNAVVHTGCPAVLRMLFGEPGVRVEVADASSRGPARRQAAGDDTGGRGLELVDGLADRWGWQREGAGKRIWCEIDRADKPADCASERGEGSNRVCGSTREPRVYL, from the coding sequence GTGCAGGTGCTTCAGGTTCAGCTGGAGGTAGGACCGGATCCCGCCGAGGTCGGCCGGGCCCGCCGCTGGGCGCGGTCCCGGCTGGCCGGGTCGGGCATAGGGGACGACGAACCGCTCGCCGAGACGCTGATCCTGCTGATCTCCGAGCTGGTCACCAACGCCGTCGTGCACACCGGCTGCCCGGCCGTCCTGCGGATGCTGTTCGGCGAGCCCGGGGTGCGGGTCGAGGTCGCCGACGCCAGCTCCCGCGGCCCGGCCCGGCGGCAGGCCGCCGGGGACGACACGGGCGGGCGCGGGCTCGAGCTGGTGGACGGGCTGGCCGACCGCTGGGGCTGGCAGCGCGAGGGCGCGGGCAAGCGGATCTGGTGCGAGATCGACCGCGCCGACAAGCCCGCGGACTGTGCGTCCGAGCGGGGTGAAGGCTCGAACAGAGTGTGTGGGTCGACGCGGGAACCGCGCGTGTACCTCTAA
- a CDS encoding response regulator transcription factor: protein MSSGSGSVRVLLADDQPLVRSGLRVLMADTPDLEVVGEAANGAEAVRLTAELAPDVVVMDIRMPEMDGIEATRRLTAGPGAARVLILTTFDEDDHVYGALRAGASGFAVKDMALDDILTAVRVVAAGDALIAPGVTRRLIADFVAGPAPTPERAPAITSREQEVLTLVGRGRSNSEIAQDLFITVATTKSHVARLLTKLDARDRVQLVIKAYEMELVTPPR, encoded by the coding sequence ATGAGCAGCGGCAGCGGCAGCGTCCGCGTACTGCTCGCCGACGACCAGCCCCTGGTGCGCTCGGGACTGCGCGTCCTGATGGCCGACACCCCTGACCTCGAGGTCGTGGGCGAGGCCGCGAACGGCGCCGAGGCGGTCCGGCTGACCGCCGAGCTCGCCCCCGACGTCGTGGTGATGGACATCCGGATGCCGGAGATGGACGGCATCGAGGCCACCCGCCGGCTCACGGCCGGCCCCGGCGCCGCCCGCGTGCTGATCCTGACCACCTTCGACGAGGACGACCACGTGTACGGGGCACTGCGCGCCGGAGCGAGCGGTTTCGCCGTGAAGGACATGGCGCTGGACGACATCCTCACGGCGGTGCGCGTGGTCGCGGCCGGCGACGCCCTCATCGCGCCGGGCGTGACGCGCCGCCTGATAGCCGACTTCGTCGCGGGCCCGGCGCCCACCCCGGAGCGCGCCCCGGCGATCACGAGCCGGGAGCAGGAGGTGCTGACCCTGGTGGGGCGGGGCCGGTCGAACAGCGAGATCGCACAGGACCTCTTCATCACGGTGGCGACGACGAAATCGCACGTGGCGCGGCTGCTGACGAAGCTCGACGCCCGGGACCGGGTGCAACTGGTGATCAAGGCGTACGAGATGGAGCTGGTCACGCCGCCCCGGTGA
- a CDS encoding sensor histidine kinase, with translation MNTSSGQTDRGRPAVRWQTAALWAGAGLGTLALSNLAFRVPLGVGDRIFAVGPLLAVIGVATGALLVRRAPLSTLALMLLGTYLMLFLGRAPALTLAMVLPAAVALGMVAATRSRRVTLSAVGITVLLLLTAQFALPVTGPARILTQSQLPIVVLAWLMGDSVRRAREAAAQAQARATEQALTDERLRIARELHDMVAHSIGVIAIQAGVGSRVIETQPTQAREALRAIEATSRETLAALRRTLVALRRSDPASVAPTPGLDGIERLAATTASDTGVRVDVVWAGERRPLPADIELAAFRIVQEALTNVVRHAHADGCRVGIAYGHRELALEITDDGRGIMQDGAAGAGFGITGMRERTALLNGRFEAGPRAEGGFRVAAVLPVEQPEQPERPEQPVVRDREEKR, from the coding sequence ATGAACACCTCATCAGGGCAGACGGACAGGGGCCGGCCCGCCGTCCGGTGGCAGACCGCGGCCCTCTGGGCAGGCGCCGGGCTGGGCACCCTCGCGCTGTCGAACCTCGCGTTCCGCGTACCCCTCGGCGTCGGGGACCGGATCTTCGCAGTGGGGCCGCTCCTCGCGGTCATCGGCGTGGCGACCGGCGCCCTCCTGGTGCGGCGGGCACCGCTCAGCACCCTCGCCCTGATGCTCCTCGGCACCTACCTCATGCTCTTCCTCGGCCGCGCGCCCGCGCTCACCCTCGCCATGGTGCTGCCCGCCGCGGTGGCGCTCGGCATGGTCGCGGCCACCCGGTCGCGCCGGGTGACCCTGTCGGCCGTGGGCATCACCGTCCTGCTGCTGCTCACCGCCCAGTTCGCCCTGCCCGTGACCGGCCCCGCGCGCATCCTCACCCAGAGCCAGCTGCCGATCGTCGTCCTCGCCTGGCTGATGGGGGACTCCGTACGGCGCGCCCGCGAGGCCGCCGCGCAGGCGCAGGCCCGGGCCACCGAGCAGGCCCTCACGGACGAGCGGCTGCGCATCGCCCGCGAGTTGCACGACATGGTCGCCCACAGCATCGGCGTGATCGCCATCCAGGCCGGGGTCGGCAGCCGGGTCATCGAGACGCAGCCCACGCAGGCCCGCGAGGCCCTCCGGGCCATCGAGGCCACCAGCCGCGAGACCCTCGCCGCCCTGCGCCGCACGCTGGTCGCCCTGCGCCGCAGCGATCCGGCGTCGGTGGCGCCCACACCGGGCCTGGACGGCATCGAGCGGCTGGCCGCAACCACCGCGAGCGATACGGGCGTACGCGTGGACGTGGTGTGGGCCGGGGAGCGGCGGCCGCTGCCGGCCGACATCGAGCTGGCCGCGTTCCGCATCGTGCAGGAGGCGCTGACCAACGTGGTCCGGCACGCGCACGCCGACGGCTGCCGGGTGGGCATCGCGTACGGGCACCGGGAACTGGCCCTGGAGATCACCGACGACGGGCGGGGCATCATGCAAGACGGCGCGGCGGGCGCCGGATTCGGCATCACGGGCATGCGGGAGCGCACCGCCCTGCTGAACGGCCGGTTCGAGGCCGGGCCGCGGGCCGAGGGGGGCTTCCGGGTGGCTGCGGTCCTGCCCGTGGAGCAGCCGGAACAGCCGGAACGGCCGGAACAGCCCGTGGTACGGGATCGGGAGGAGAAGCGATGA
- a CDS encoding class I SAM-dependent methyltransferase → MPHLEISDLITVTDPANGARLPVRRAEVVRRLREAGDPRAARIVAALPADRDGVLDPHAVDRLMIGVHTELQRLSEELRIGERLVHVLRPLFAALRATAGQGGPAEPLRLVDIGSGLGYLVRWLAATRALGPGVELVGVDLDAALVGEADRLARAERLDCRFVHGNAFDLPEAATVYVSTGVLHHFRGPALAEFFRAQAASPALAFCHFDIAATRLAPLGARVFHRARMRHPLGRHDGVASALRAHTDETLLSAAAAPGIRPLLYEPRGLANPFCTTLRPVLGVRPHLEAPLRQAMGRASRRLVGPEQLAGTPR, encoded by the coding sequence GTGCCCCACCTCGAGATATCCGACCTGATCACCGTCACGGACCCGGCGAACGGAGCGCGTCTGCCGGTCCGCCGGGCCGAGGTGGTCCGCCGGCTGCGCGAGGCGGGCGATCCGCGCGCGGCCCGCATCGTCGCCGCGCTGCCGGCCGACCGCGACGGCGTGCTCGACCCGCACGCCGTGGACCGCCTGATGATCGGCGTGCACACCGAGCTGCAGCGGCTCAGCGAGGAGCTGCGCATCGGCGAGCGCCTCGTCCACGTACTGCGCCCGCTCTTCGCCGCCCTGCGCGCGACCGCCGGGCAGGGCGGGCCCGCGGAGCCGCTGCGCCTGGTCGACATCGGATCCGGCCTCGGCTACCTCGTCCGCTGGCTGGCGGCCACCCGCGCCCTCGGTCCGGGCGTCGAACTCGTCGGCGTCGACCTCGACGCGGCGCTGGTCGGCGAGGCCGACCGGCTGGCCCGAGCGGAACGGCTCGACTGCCGATTCGTCCACGGCAACGCCTTCGACCTGCCGGAAGCCGCCACCGTCTACGTCTCCACCGGCGTCCTGCACCACTTCCGCGGCCCCGCCCTCGCGGAGTTCTTCCGCGCCCAGGCCGCCTCGCCGGCCCTCGCCTTCTGCCATTTCGACATCGCCGCCACCCGGCTGGCCCCCCTCGGCGCCCGCGTCTTCCACCGGGCCCGGATGCGCCACCCCCTCGGCCGCCACGACGGAGTCGCCTCCGCCCTGCGCGCCCACACCGACGAGACGCTGCTGAGCGCCGCGGCCGCCCCGGGCATCCGGCCCCTGCTGTACGAGCCCCGCGGCCTGGCGAACCCCTTCTGCACCACCCTGCGCCCCGTCCTCGGCGTCCGCCCCCACCTGGAGGCGCCGCTGCGCCAGGCCATGGGCCGCGCCTCCCGGCGTCTGGTGGGTCCCGAGCAACTCGCCGGGACGCCGCGGTGA
- a CDS encoding cyclase family protein has translation MGMPPEFHDIAKRVNNWGRWGADDEIGTLNLITDEVVRSAAAEVRSGRRIPLALPLKEDGVQAGLIPGRINPLHTMVQINQELFGPGTVACSDDAVTMGLQAGTHWDALTHVSHSGKIYNGRPAGTVTAHGRAEFSGIDKAGHIVSRGVLLDVARAKGLDRLPGGHAVTPEDLAEAEEFGGLTVRAGDIVLVRTGQIQVYLAGDKHGYGFPSPGLSVRTPQWFHARDVAAVANDTLTFEIFPPEIDDLWLPVHALDLVEMGMHQGQNWNLEKLSTACAEENRYSFLLAAMPEPFVGGVGTPVAPVAVL, from the coding sequence ATGGGCATGCCCCCCGAGTTCCACGACATCGCCAAGCGCGTCAACAACTGGGGCCGCTGGGGCGCCGACGACGAGATCGGCACCCTGAACCTGATCACCGACGAGGTGGTCCGGTCGGCCGCGGCCGAGGTCCGCTCGGGCCGCCGGATCCCGCTCGCGCTCCCGCTCAAGGAGGACGGGGTCCAGGCCGGCCTGATCCCCGGCCGGATCAACCCGCTGCACACGATGGTGCAGATCAACCAGGAGCTGTTCGGGCCGGGCACGGTGGCGTGCAGCGACGACGCCGTGACCATGGGGCTCCAGGCCGGCACCCACTGGGACGCGCTCACGCACGTCTCGCACTCCGGGAAGATCTACAACGGCCGCCCGGCCGGCACCGTGACGGCGCACGGGCGGGCCGAGTTCAGCGGCATCGACAAGGCCGGGCACATCGTCTCGCGGGGCGTCCTGCTGGACGTGGCCCGCGCGAAGGGCTTGGACCGGCTGCCCGGGGGCCACGCGGTGACCCCCGAGGACCTGGCGGAGGCCGAGGAGTTCGGCGGGCTCACGGTCCGGGCGGGCGACATCGTCCTGGTCCGCACCGGCCAGATCCAGGTCTACCTGGCGGGCGACAAGCACGGCTACGGTTTCCCGTCGCCCGGGCTGTCCGTCCGTACGCCGCAGTGGTTCCACGCACGGGACGTGGCTGCCGTCGCCAATGACACCCTGACCTTCGAGATCTTCCCGCCGGAGATCGACGACCTGTGGCTGCCGGTCCATGCGCTGGACCTGGTCGAGATGGGCATGCACCAGGGCCAGAACTGGAACCTCGAAAAGTTGTCCACAGCCTGTGCAGAAGAAAACCGTTACAGCTTCCTCCTCGCGGCCATGCCGGAGCCCTTCGTCGGAGGCGTCGGCACCCCGGTCGCCCCGGTGGCCGTCCTCTGA
- a CDS encoding SDR family NAD(P)-dependent oxidoreductase: MGNFLAGKVVAVTGAGRGIGRAVALAAAAEGAKVVVNDYGVGIEGGEPTSEIADGVVKEIQAAGGEAVAVADDISTMAGGQRIVDTALARYGRIDGVVCVAGILRERMLFNMSEEEWDPVVATHLKGTFTVFRAASAVMRRQGSGTLIGFTSGNHQGSVAQANYSAAKGGIISLVRSAALGLAKYGVTANAVAPVARTRMSANVPMELKEIGEPEDVAALVTYLLSDKAVAVGGERITGQVYTIAGPKIAVWAQPRELRAGYAEGSWTPEKIADFLPGTVGTDPMPMLAQLEAMAKAAAAKDRPNA; encoded by the coding sequence GTGGGGAACTTCTTGGCAGGCAAGGTCGTGGCCGTCACCGGCGCGGGCCGGGGCATCGGGCGGGCCGTGGCACTCGCCGCGGCCGCCGAGGGCGCCAAGGTCGTCGTCAACGACTACGGAGTCGGCATCGAGGGCGGCGAGCCGACGAGCGAGATCGCCGACGGCGTGGTGAAGGAGATCCAGGCCGCCGGCGGAGAGGCCGTCGCCGTCGCCGACGACATCTCCACCATGGCGGGCGGCCAGCGCATCGTCGACACGGCCCTCGCCCGGTACGGCCGCATCGACGGCGTCGTGTGCGTCGCCGGCATCCTGCGCGAGCGGATGCTGTTCAACATGTCCGAGGAGGAGTGGGACCCGGTCGTCGCCACCCACCTCAAGGGCACCTTCACCGTCTTCCGCGCCGCCTCCGCCGTCATGCGCCGCCAGGGCTCCGGCACCCTCATCGGCTTCACCAGCGGCAACCACCAGGGCTCCGTCGCCCAGGCCAACTACAGCGCCGCCAAGGGCGGGATCATCTCCCTCGTCCGCTCCGCCGCGCTCGGGCTGGCCAAGTACGGGGTCACCGCCAACGCCGTCGCACCCGTCGCCCGCACCCGCATGTCGGCCAACGTCCCCATGGAGCTCAAGGAGATCGGCGAGCCCGAGGACGTCGCGGCGCTCGTCACCTACCTGCTCTCCGACAAGGCCGTCGCCGTCGGCGGCGAGAGGATCACCGGGCAGGTCTACACGATCGCCGGCCCGAAGATCGCCGTCTGGGCGCAGCCGCGCGAGCTGCGTGCCGGCTACGCCGAGGGCTCCTGGACCCCCGAGAAGATCGCCGACTTCCTGCCCGGGACGGTGGGCACCGACCCGATGCCGATGCTCGCGCAGCTGGAGGCCATGGCCAAGGCGGCGGCCGCCAAGGACCGCCCCAACGCGTAG